One window of the Mytilus galloprovincialis chromosome 14, xbMytGall1.hap1.1, whole genome shotgun sequence genome contains the following:
- the LOC143058871 gene encoding uncharacterized protein LOC143058871 produces the protein MEGKRKQYNYLVDEDEGILKDCADIKGPNATISMFDHAVECYGLNESECGIHCDNCPGENKNRYMTGYLAWRVLTGQHLKISLMMQFPGHTKCLVDAGFGQAKKLFRRSNCDTVSHLADVFRKSSSSNEVVQYNQENNEITWQWRDWKSFLSVLFKPVPGIRKYHHFVFRHDKPGIVIVKEKCDGIEKEINILRRPLEEFDPLARPEVIPAAGLSRTRHEYLYSKVRPYARKEHQAAFCQAPAEE, from the exons ATGGAAGGAAAACGGAAACAGTATAACTATTTGGTTGATGAAGACGAGGGAATTTTAAAAGATTGTGCAGATATAAAGGGTCCAAACGCAACAATTTCCATGTTTGACCATGCTGTTGAGTGTTACGGTCTGAATGAGTCTGAATGTGGAATTCATTGTGATAATTGTCCAG GAGAAAACAAAAATCGATATATGACTGGCTATCTTGCTTGGCGTGTGCTAACTGGACAACACCTGAAAATAAGCCTAATGATGCAGTTTCCTGGTCATACAAAATGTTTGGTAGACGCTGGATTTGGTCAAGCAAAAAAACTGTTCCGACGATCAAACTGTGATACTGTATCTCATTTAGCGGACGTATTCCGAAAATCATCATCATCAAATGAAGTTGTTCAGTATAACCAAGAGAACAATGAAATAACCTGGCAATGGAGAGATTGGAAATCTTTTTTATCTGTGTTGTTTAAACCTGTTCCAGGTATCAGAAAGTATCATCATTTCGTCTTCCGTCATGACAAACCGGGTATTGTAATTGTTAAAGAAAAATGCGATGggattgaaaaagaaataaacattctTCGCCGTCCCTTAGAAGAGTTTGATCCGTTGGCTCGTCCTGAAGTTATTCCTGCAGCCGGACTTTCACGTACCAGGCATGAATATCTATATTCAAAAGTCCGTCCATATGCTAGGAAGGAACATCAGGCTGCATTTTGTCAAGCACCAGCAGAAGAGTAA
- the LOC143058293 gene encoding uncharacterized protein LOC143058293 → MAAAQDLQDESLIGILQEYQFQGLFSDMAGLGIETKEEFESMLSSGSYRCYWNRSFLVGPYNVGKTTLAKNLVGDPIPEERRSTDGIWIYLGRAGMDIDEKKWIFVPQGTVLNAAVQSMLISSSQQQKSKEKMENLEDSDDNGYDESNAIFLKEVDADNNTNKEMKLLPNPVMTTGTEVTVRKPSTTPGPSLSETGQTDHNTSDQSDAPVQVSHTVPQISFKEGKSRKKILTNDEILNLVLSAVKDGEYKMKLVPIDLWDFGGQKIYYMTHQLFISSRGIFIIIFNGSKEIHKEMSDLSHLPGQSGKKTIAVYLLHWVNSILTYCKTSKAGFPKILFVATHKDLIKKANITKHKEKLTGSIEKLFEHHTGRKHLQINPLFFVNARDKNDLEVDELRKAIVEVAFAHPSWGEPMPTVCVPLDLQLMEHAKNGQKIMSLVEIEEVNATNKTMVLTASQLTTFLKLQHALGKYIYFSEGQLNKYVVIDPSYLVDVLKSVVTEEAFWPENKEIRKIYLSLRDEGILRKVDLLTLWGQEEYRYIQAYKDYLINMLIYLDILIEPRSNFLEEAGVEIETQKYYVPCMIKQKAKRPKVKSDSSILLAYAFNEDVIPPAFMYRFLGTSMSMWTIKSIFTDCAIVHVDDCHELILYADGKRLIIELFHKTNKQSIVGTVASTVQECLTRAIIEISKFYWSATDSDSSIDLESTKKTVSEFSCVQIDERTGNQQRIIPYVIEFGVRCSSTLCFFQHNLTTENQNYRWKCPKHKMKHDTKDLRLWFAEKKIKNVNKSYELVCEQSCLGLGELELEQCPSDQHIGRLVFGLNVEVVRQLFINLDMQAYQWDGLQYEYTCSGNLKFFALWKWKQKEKNSTFRHLVHALNTVSTDHHKLCEVFRNIEIPSGKLRVTDAVLSSTPDKSVLENLSNNIGKENLQLGLELGLKGVELQEIAFKHKTNLMKQTREILRQWRKSEQPLSVLAKACYRIDKFGAFDKCV, encoded by the exons ATGGCAGCAGCTCAAGATTTACAAGATGAATCGCTTATTGGTATATTGCAG GAGTATCAATTTCAAG GATTATTTAGTGATATGGCAGGGCTTGGCATTGAAACAAAAGAGGAGTTTGAGAGTATGCTGAGTAGCGGGTCATACCGTTGTTATTGGAACAGATCATTTTTGGTTGGTCCTTATAATGTTGGGAAGACGACTTTGGCAAAGAATTTGGTTGGCGATCCAATTCCAGAAGAAAGAAGGTCTACAGATGGAATTTGGATTTATCTCGGTAGAGCTGGGATGGATATAGACgagaaaaaatggatttttgtCCCACAAG gTACAGTATTAAACGCAGCAGTTCAAAGCATGCTGATAAGTTCTAGCCAACAACAAAAATCGAAAGAAAAAATGGAAAACCTTGAAGATAGTGATGACAATGGTTATGATGAAAGCAATGCTATATTTCTAAAAG AAGTTGATGCGGATAATAACACGAATAAAGAAATGAAACTCCTGCCAAATCCAGTGATGACAACAGGAACAGAAGTAACTGTGAGAAAGCCATCCACTACGCCAGGTCCTTCTCTATCCGAAACAGGACAAACGGATCACAATACAAGTGATCAGTCAGATGCTCCAGTGCAAGTTTCACATACAGTACCGCAAATATCGTTTAAAGAGggaaaatccagaaaaaaaatactaacaaaCGATGAAATTCTCAACTTGGTTTTATCGGCAGTAAAGGATGGTGAATACAAGATGAAACTGGTACCAATAGATTTATGGGATTTTGGAGGCCAAAAAATATACTATATGACCCATCAATTGTTCATATCAAGCAGAGgaatattcattattatttttaatggcAGCAAGGAAATTCACAAGGAAATGTCAGATCTGTCGCACCTTCCAGGCCAATCCGGAAAGAAAACAATCGCAG TCTACTTATTGCATTGGGTCAATTCTATACTAACTTACTGCAAAACATCAAAAGCTGGGTTTCCTAAAATACTATTTGTTGCCACTCACAAAGATCTGATCAAAAAG GCAAACATAACTAAACATAAGGAAAAACTCACTGGTTCTATAGAGAAACTGTTTGAACACCATACCGGAAGAAAGCATCTTCAGATTAACCCACTCTTCTTTGTAAATGCCAGAGACAAAAATGACCTGGAAGTAGATGAATTGCGTAAGGCAATAGTAGAAGTTGCATTTGCACATCCAAGTTGGGGAGAACCAATGCCAACCGTTTGTGTTCCTTTGGATCTACAACTTATGGAGCATGCCAAGAATGGTCAGAAAATTATGTCACTGGTTGAAATTGAAGAAGTTAATGCTACAAATAAGACGATGGTACTGACGGCTTCCCAACTTACTACCTTTTTGAAGTTACAGCATGCACTAGGGAAATACATCTACTTCAGTGAAGGCCAGTTAAACAAGTACGTCGTCATTGATCCATCTTATTTAGTTGATGTGCTTAAATCTGTCGTCACAGAAGAAGCATTCTGGcctgaaaataaagaaatcagaaaaatatatttgtctttaagAGATGAAGGAATTTTAAGGAAGGTCGATCTTCTAACGTTATGGGGACAAGAGGAATACCGGTATATACAAGCATACAAGGATTATTTGATAAACATGCTGatatatttggatattttaaTTGAACCCAGGTCAAATTTCTTGGAAGAAGCTGGTGTAGAAATTGAAACGCAAAAATACTATGTGCCTTGCATGATCAAACAAAAAGCAAAAAGACCAAAAGTAAAATCCGATTCCAGTATCCTCTTAGCATACGCTTTCAATGAAGATGTCATACCTCCAGCCTTCATGTACAGATTTCTTGGTACTTCTATGTCAATGTGGACGATCAAATCAATATTCACCGACTGTGCAATCGTTCATGTTGACGATTGCCATGAATTAATATTATACGCAGACGGGAAAAGGCTAATTATAGAACTTTTTCATAAAACAAACAAGCAAAGTATTGTTGGAACTGTTGCATCTACGGTACAAGAGTGTTTGACAAGAGCTATCATTGAAATATCTAAATTTTACTGGTCCGCCACAGATAGCGATTCCTCAATTGATTTAGAGTCAACAAAGAAGACCGTTTCGGAGTTTTCATGCGTTCAAATTGATGAAAGGACAGGAAATCAACAACGGATAATCCCTTATGTAATAGAGTTTGGTGTTAGGTGCTCATCTACTTTATGTTTCTTCCAACATAACCTGACCACAGAAAATCAGAACTACCGTTGGAAATGTCCAAAGCACAAAATGAAACATGATACTAAGGACCTACGCCTGTGGtttgctgaaaaaaaaataaagaatgtaaATAAG agCTATGAATTGGTTTGTGAACAGTCATGCTTAG GTTTGGGAGAATTGGAACTCGAACAGTGTCCCTCAGATCAACACATTGGACGTCTTGTCTTTGGTTTAAACGTTGAAGTAGTTAGGCAGTTGTTTATCAATCTAGATATGCAAGCATATCAATGGGATGGTTTGCAATACGAATATACCTGCTCTGGAAATTTAAAATTCTTTGCGTTGTGGAAATggaaacagaaagaaaaaaactcaACGTTTAGGCATCTAGTACATGCTTTGAATACTGTATCGACAGATCATCATAAATTGTGTGAA GTCTTCAGAAATATAGAGATACCTTCTGGTA AATTACGTGTAACTGATGCAGTCTTATCATCAACCCCAGATAAGTCCGTCCTTGAAAACTTGTCAAACAACATAGGAAAAGAAAATCTGCAGCTTGGCCTAGAGCTTGGATTAAAGGGTGTAGAATTACAAGAAATTGCATTCAAGCATAAAACTAATTTGATGAAGCAGACCAGAGAAATCCTTAGACAATGGAGAAAGAGTGAACAGCCATTATCTGTCTTAGCTAAAGCATGTTACAGAATTGACAAATTCGGTGCTTTTGACAAATGCGTCTAG